In the genome of Microcoleus sp. FACHB-672, one region contains:
- a CDS encoding BolA family protein has product MVSPDRVEAMIKAQMPDAQVLVQDLTGGGDHYQVTVVSSLFEGKGLVQQHQLVYGAVREAMSTEAIHALALKTYTPQSWAAAGQPV; this is encoded by the coding sequence ATGGTTAGCCCCGATCGGGTAGAGGCAATGATCAAGGCTCAAATGCCAGATGCCCAAGTGCTGGTTCAAGATTTAACCGGCGGTGGCGATCACTATCAGGTAACGGTCGTTTCATCGCTATTTGAAGGCAAAGGACTGGTGCAGCAGCATCAATTGGTTTATGGTGCTGTGCGCGAGGCGATGTCTACAGAAGCCATTCACGCCCTTGCTTTAAAGACTTATACGCCCCAGTCGTGGGCGGCTGCCGGTCAGCCGGTCTAG
- the grxD gene encoding Grx4 family monothiol glutaredoxin: MNPELKERIDNLVQQNKILVFMKGNKLMPQCGFSNNVVQILNAMGVPYETIDILEDWEIRQGIKEYSNWPTIPQVYINGEFVGGSDIMIELYQKGELQEMLEVALAS; this comes from the coding sequence ATGAACCCAGAACTGAAAGAGCGAATTGACAATTTAGTACAGCAAAACAAAATTTTGGTGTTTATGAAGGGCAATAAGTTGATGCCCCAGTGTGGTTTTTCTAACAATGTGGTGCAGATTCTCAACGCGATGGGAGTTCCCTACGAAACCATTGATATTCTGGAAGATTGGGAAATTCGGCAGGGAATTAAAGAGTATTCCAACTGGCCAACCATTCCCCAAGTTTACATTAATGGCGAGTTTGTTGGTGGCTCTGATATTATGATTGAGCTGTACCAAAAGGGCGAATTGCAGGAGATGCTAGAAGTCGCTCTTGCTTCTTAA